From the genome of Naumannella halotolerans, one region includes:
- a CDS encoding ABC transporter permease yields the protein MRRNPSLLVGTVVVAIIIGSALIGLAWTPWDPTYVNAVDRLQGPSGRHWFGTDALGRDVFSQIIVGARTTLWVGVVAVGVAALIGVPLGIAAAMLPRILGELLSRGVDLLLAFPALLLAIMFTAIYGGSTEVAMIAIGISTVPIFARVIRSGTLQILHADYILAARAAGRGPLWIAARHVLPGVASLIIVQASVSFAIAILAEAALSFLGMGTPPPVPSWGRMLSESQQLLFTAPRLAIIPGVAIALAVLGFNLLGDGLRDRLDPRLARGR from the coding sequence GTGAGGCGCAATCCGAGTTTGCTCGTCGGTACGGTGGTGGTCGCGATCATCATCGGCAGCGCACTGATCGGTCTGGCCTGGACACCTTGGGATCCGACCTATGTGAACGCCGTCGATCGGTTGCAGGGACCGTCGGGGCGTCATTGGTTCGGCACCGATGCGCTGGGGCGCGATGTGTTCAGCCAGATCATCGTCGGTGCCCGTACCACCTTGTGGGTGGGCGTCGTGGCGGTCGGTGTGGCGGCGCTGATCGGCGTACCGCTTGGCATCGCCGCCGCCATGTTGCCGCGGATCCTGGGGGAGTTGCTGTCCCGCGGGGTGGATCTGCTGCTGGCCTTCCCCGCCCTGCTGCTGGCGATCATGTTCACCGCCATCTACGGCGGCAGCACCGAGGTGGCGATGATCGCGATCGGTATCTCGACCGTACCGATCTTCGCCCGGGTGATTCGCTCGGGAACCCTGCAGATCCTGCATGCCGACTACATCCTGGCCGCCCGGGCAGCCGGCCGAGGTCCGCTGTGGATCGCGGCCCGGCATGTCCTTCCCGGGGTGGCGAGCCTGATCATCGTGCAGGCCTCGGTGTCCTTCGCGATCGCGATCCTCGCCGAGGCGGCCCTGTCCTTCCTCGGGATGGGGACACCGCCGCCGGTTCCGTCCTGGGGACGGATGCTGTCGGAATCCCAGCAGTTGTTGTTCACCGCACCACGATTGGCGATCATCCCGGGCGTGGCGATCGCACTGGCGGTACTCGGGTTCAATCTGCTCGGTGACGGTCTGCGGGACCGGTTGGATCCGCGACTGGCCCGGGGGAGGTGA
- a CDS encoding dipeptide ABC transporter ATP-binding protein, whose amino-acid sequence MRTVLGVEDLNIGWERGSLVRGVSFSVGAGERVGLIGESGSGKSLTALGTIGLLPQGLRATGAITLGDHRWQAQTAKESALARLRGKTVSMVFQEPMTALNPTMRVGEQVAEVMVIHHTVESRAAARRRAVELLGQVGLADPEQAARAYPHQLSGGQRQRVVIAIAMANHPALLICDEPTTALDVTVQARILDQIVRSVSAEDAALLLITHDLAVVATVCERVLVMNDGEIVEQGTVEQVLTDPQHPYTRKLITASELSPKDPGEVADPRPMVTVRSLTRQYRRSRASVLQRAPVVDALQGLDFEVSTGERFGIVGESGSGKSTLLRILAGLDQPTSGTVHVNGTQITGLSERRLGFLRDELQLVFQDPAGSLDPRMRVADIIGETLRRETPAAKAARVAELLEQVGLPPESGRRFPHQFSGGQRQRISIARALAPRPSILLADEPVSALDVSVRAQVLDLISDLVDDLDLTLIFVSHDLSVVRHLCDRMAVMHRGRIVELGPVERIWADPADPYTRQLITAVPDIRRALDGGGTEDLLLPG is encoded by the coding sequence ATGCGCACAGTGCTCGGCGTGGAGGATCTGAACATCGGCTGGGAACGGGGGTCGTTGGTCCGTGGTGTCAGTTTCAGCGTCGGCGCCGGGGAACGCGTCGGCCTGATCGGTGAGTCCGGTTCGGGCAAGTCGCTGACCGCCCTGGGCACCATCGGTCTGTTGCCGCAGGGTCTGCGGGCCACCGGTGCGATCACCCTCGGTGATCATCGGTGGCAGGCGCAGACGGCGAAGGAGTCCGCACTCGCGCGCCTGCGGGGAAAGACCGTGTCGATGGTCTTCCAGGAACCGATGACGGCGCTGAACCCGACGATGCGGGTGGGGGAACAGGTCGCGGAGGTGATGGTGATCCACCACACCGTGGAGTCCCGGGCTGCCGCCCGCCGGCGCGCGGTCGAGTTGCTCGGCCAGGTCGGGCTGGCCGACCCCGAGCAGGCTGCCCGCGCCTATCCCCACCAGCTCTCGGGCGGCCAGCGGCAACGCGTGGTGATCGCGATCGCGATGGCCAACCATCCCGCGTTGTTGATCTGCGACGAGCCGACCACCGCCCTGGATGTGACCGTGCAGGCGCGGATCTTGGACCAGATCGTGCGCAGTGTCAGTGCCGAGGACGCGGCTTTGTTGTTGATCACCCATGACCTGGCGGTGGTCGCCACGGTCTGTGAGCGGGTGCTGGTGATGAACGACGGCGAGATCGTCGAGCAGGGGACCGTGGAGCAGGTGCTGACCGATCCGCAGCATCCCTACACCAGGAAACTGATCACCGCCTCCGAGCTGTCACCGAAGGATCCCGGGGAGGTGGCTGATCCGCGACCGATGGTGACCGTGCGGTCGCTGACCCGGCAGTACCGGCGATCGCGTGCCTCGGTGCTGCAGCGGGCTCCGGTGGTCGACGCCCTGCAAGGGTTGGACTTCGAGGTGTCCACAGGGGAGAGGTTCGGCATCGTCGGTGAGTCGGGTTCGGGCAAGTCGACGCTGCTGCGGATCTTGGCCGGCCTGGACCAGCCCACCAGCGGCACCGTGCACGTGAACGGGACCCAGATCACTGGTCTGTCCGAGCGACGGCTGGGTTTCCTGCGGGACGAACTACAACTCGTCTTCCAGGATCCCGCGGGTTCCCTCGATCCCCGGATGCGGGTGGCCGACATCATCGGTGAGACCCTGCGCCGGGAGACTCCGGCGGCCAAGGCCGCCCGGGTGGCCGAGCTGCTGGAACAGGTCGGCCTGCCACCGGAGTCCGGGCGGCGGTTCCCGCATCAGTTCTCCGGTGGCCAGCGGCAGCGGATCTCGATCGCCCGGGCACTGGCGCCCCGGCCGTCGATCCTGCTGGCCGACGAACCGGTGAGTGCCCTCGACGTCTCGGTCCGCGCCCAGGTGCTGGACCTGATCTCAGACCTGGTCGACGACCTTGACCTGACCCTGATCTTCGTCTCCCACGACCTGTCGGTGGTCCGGCACCTGTGCGACCGGATGGCAGTGATGCATCGGGGAAGGATCGTCGAGCTCGGTCCGGTGGAACGGATCTGGGCAGACCCTGCCGATCCCTACACGCGGCAGTTGATCACCGCCGTACCCGACATCCGGCGGGCGCTCGACGGAGGCGGCACCGAGGATCTGTTGCTGCCCGGCTGA